Proteins encoded within one genomic window of Ottowia sp. SB7-C50:
- a CDS encoding bifunctional acetate--CoA ligase family protein/GNAT family N-acetyltransferase, translating into MSIRNLDSLFDPASVAVIGASERPFSVGGTLWRNMRTSGFGGRIFPVNPKYQALSGQRCYARVDDLPEVPEMAVICTPAGTVVDLIGQLAQRGTKAAVVISAGLTAEQKQAMLDAAKPALLRILGPNCVGLLSPHAKLNASFAHIPARPGALAFVSQSGALVTAMLDWAEARNVGFSHFVSLGEHADVDFGDMLDYLASDPHTRAILLYIESIDQARKFMSAARAAARNKPVIVIKAGRSAQGQKAAASHTGALAGADNVVDAAIARAGMLRVNSLEELFLAAEILTRFKAPIGDRMTVLTNGGGVGVLAADAAAAHGVPLAELGQPLLNELDKVLPANWSHGNPVDIIGDAPAQRYVDALTALARHPEDTGTLLFIQAPTAIVPSTDIARALIPVIRPEGHAPLPLVSSWVGGPAVAEARALFTDAGIACYDLPEQAVAAIGLLQAYGRNQAELAEAPPAELLHNGSTPDVARVREIVAQVLASGRDMLTEPEAKAVCEAYHIPVVATRTVPANAVAAADEAARIGFPVVLKILSEDISHKSDVGGVALNLNDEGDVRAAAQAMLVRVGKSHPDARVEGFTVQKMVKMPQSQELIIGASIDPTFGPVILFGQGGTAVEVMKDSAMALPPLNAPLARALIERTRVAKLLHGYRDVPPADIDAVIATLMAVSQLLADVPEVAELDINPLIVNHQGAIALDARVRVSSKQPAGAAHFAIAPYPAELSETIDWRGQPLTIRPIRPEDEERHRAFLESLDPEDIRMRLFYSRRTMERSELARLVQIDYTREMAFVATVPDGDGGEKTVGVARALADPDNVGAEFGIIVRPEMKGSGLGRLLMDKLIRHQRAAGTRQLTATVLTENHRMRKLGHALGMREQPVPGDTSTLALVLDLQPGA; encoded by the coding sequence ATGAGCATCCGCAACCTCGATTCCCTGTTCGATCCCGCCTCCGTCGCCGTCATCGGCGCGTCCGAGCGGCCGTTTTCCGTCGGCGGCACGTTGTGGCGCAACATGCGCACCAGCGGCTTTGGCGGCCGCATCTTCCCGGTCAATCCCAAGTACCAGGCGCTGTCGGGCCAGCGCTGCTACGCCCGCGTGGACGATCTGCCTGAAGTGCCGGAGATGGCCGTGATCTGCACGCCCGCCGGCACCGTGGTCGACCTGATCGGGCAGTTGGCCCAGCGCGGCACCAAGGCCGCCGTGGTCATCAGCGCGGGGCTGACCGCCGAGCAGAAGCAGGCCATGCTGGACGCCGCCAAGCCGGCGCTGCTGCGCATCCTGGGGCCGAACTGCGTCGGCCTGCTCAGCCCCCACGCCAAGCTGAACGCCAGCTTTGCCCACATCCCCGCGCGGCCGGGCGCATTGGCGTTTGTCTCGCAATCGGGCGCGCTGGTCACCGCCATGCTGGACTGGGCCGAAGCGCGCAACGTCGGCTTTTCGCACTTTGTGTCGCTGGGCGAGCACGCCGACGTCGACTTTGGCGACATGCTCGATTACCTGGCCAGCGACCCGCACACGCGCGCCATCCTGCTGTACATCGAGTCGATCGACCAGGCGCGCAAGTTCATGTCGGCCGCGCGCGCGGCGGCGCGCAACAAGCCGGTGATCGTCATCAAGGCCGGGCGCAGCGCGCAGGGGCAAAAGGCCGCCGCCTCGCACACCGGCGCGCTGGCCGGCGCCGACAACGTGGTCGATGCCGCCATCGCCCGCGCCGGCATGCTGCGCGTGAACAGCCTGGAAGAGTTGTTCCTCGCGGCCGAGATCCTCACCCGCTTCAAAGCCCCCATTGGCGACCGCATGACGGTGCTGACCAACGGCGGCGGCGTGGGCGTGCTGGCGGCCGATGCCGCCGCCGCGCACGGCGTGCCACTGGCCGAGCTGGGCCAGCCCCTGCTGAACGAGCTGGACAAAGTGCTGCCGGCCAACTGGTCGCACGGCAACCCGGTCGACATCATTGGCGACGCGCCCGCGCAGCGCTATGTCGATGCGCTGACGGCGCTGGCCAGGCACCCCGAGGACACCGGCACGCTGCTGTTCATCCAGGCGCCGACGGCCATCGTGCCCTCGACCGACATTGCGCGCGCGCTGATCCCGGTCATCCGGCCTGAAGGCCACGCGCCGCTGCCACTGGTCAGCAGCTGGGTCGGCGGCCCGGCGGTGGCCGAGGCGCGCGCGCTGTTCACCGACGCCGGCATCGCCTGCTACGACCTGCCCGAGCAGGCCGTGGCCGCCATCGGCCTGCTGCAAGCCTATGGCCGCAACCAGGCCGAACTGGCCGAGGCCCCGCCCGCCGAGCTGTTGCACAACGGCAGCACGCCCGACGTGGCGCGCGTGCGCGAGATCGTGGCGCAGGTGCTGGCCAGCGGCCGTGACATGCTGACCGAGCCCGAGGCCAAGGCGGTGTGCGAGGCCTACCACATCCCCGTCGTGGCCACGCGCACCGTGCCGGCCAACGCCGTGGCGGCCGCCGACGAGGCGGCGCGCATCGGCTTTCCGGTGGTGCTGAAAATCCTGTCCGAAGACATCTCGCACAAATCCGACGTCGGCGGCGTGGCGCTGAACCTGAACGACGAGGGCGACGTGCGCGCCGCCGCGCAGGCCATGCTGGTGCGCGTGGGCAAGAGCCACCCCGATGCACGCGTCGAAGGCTTCACCGTGCAGAAGATGGTGAAGATGCCGCAATCGCAAGAGCTGATCATCGGCGCCAGCATCGACCCCACCTTCGGCCCCGTCATCCTGTTTGGCCAGGGCGGCACGGCGGTCGAGGTCATGAAAGACAGCGCCATGGCGCTGCCGCCGCTCAACGCCCCGCTGGCGCGCGCGCTGATCGAGCGCACCCGCGTGGCCAAGCTGCTGCACGGCTACCGCGACGTGCCGCCGGCCGACATCGACGCCGTCATCGCCACGCTGATGGCGGTGTCGCAACTGCTGGCCGACGTGCCCGAGGTGGCCGAACTCGACATCAACCCCCTCATCGTCAACCACCAGGGCGCCATCGCGCTGGACGCGCGCGTGCGGGTGAGCAGCAAGCAGCCCGCCGGCGCCGCGCACTTCGCCATCGCGCCCTACCCCGCTGAATTGAGCGAGACCATCGACTGGCGCGGCCAGCCGTTGACGATCCGCCCGATCCGCCCCGAGGACGAGGAGCGCCACCGCGCCTTCCTAGAGAGCCTGGACCCCGAAGACATCCGCATGCGCCTGTTCTACAGCCGCCGCACCATGGAGCGCAGCGAACTGGCGCGGCTGGTGCAGATCGACTACACGCGCGAGATGGCCTTCGTCGCCACCGTGCCCGACGGCGACGGCGGCGAAAAAACCGTGGGCGTGGCGCGCGCGCTGGCCGACCCGGACAACGTGGGCGCCGAATTCGGCATCATCGTGCGGCCCGAGATGAAAGGATCGGGCCTGGGCCGCCTGCTGATGGACAAACTCATTCGCCACCAGCGCGCCGCCGGCACCCGGCAACTCACAGCCACGGTGCTGACCGAAAACCACCGCATGCGCAAGCTAGGCCACGCGCTCGGCATGCGCGAGCAGCCCGTGCCGGGCGATACCAGCACGCTGGCACTGGTGCTGGACTTGCAGCCCGGCGCTTGA
- a CDS encoding lytic murein transglycosylase has translation MNQTDRIRRAALAVLATSALSAAPALRAQDAPPTIDPAQFSACLNELKVSQAFRAITPVTFAQHTANLAADPSVLVLLNRQPEFTMPVWDYIAVLVDDERVADGRAAYAKWQGTLQKIEQQTGVAPHVVVGVWGVESNFGQNLGGRPLVQSLATLSCFGRRQAYFRGEFAAVLRILQEGHIAPDKLVGSWAGAFGQTQFMPSTFFRSAVDFDGDGRRDIVDSVPDALASTAKFLQNAGYRRGEPWGFEVKLPPGLDTSDASRKNKRPIDAWRSAGVTLADGSPLPGSLPSAGLMIPARGGPAFLVGRNFDTLYSYNASENYGLAIAQLSNLVGAPAGTPVGFVQPWPTDDAGLSRAQNRELQTLLLARGHDIGSADGMIGAKTREAIKAEQQRLGHKPDGRAGQKLLAALRRG, from the coding sequence ATGAATCAAACCGACCGTATCCGTCGCGCTGCCCTGGCCGTGCTGGCCACCAGCGCGCTGAGCGCCGCCCCCGCGCTGCGCGCGCAGGACGCACCGCCCACCATCGACCCGGCGCAGTTCAGCGCCTGCCTGAACGAGCTGAAAGTCAGCCAGGCCTTCCGCGCCATCACGCCGGTCACCTTTGCCCAGCACACCGCCAACCTGGCGGCCGACCCGTCGGTGCTGGTGCTGCTCAATCGCCAGCCCGAATTCACCATGCCGGTGTGGGACTACATCGCCGTGCTGGTCGACGACGAGCGCGTGGCCGATGGCCGCGCTGCTTACGCCAAGTGGCAGGGCACGCTGCAGAAGATCGAGCAGCAGACCGGCGTGGCACCCCACGTCGTCGTCGGCGTCTGGGGCGTTGAAAGCAATTTCGGCCAGAACCTGGGCGGCCGACCGCTGGTGCAGTCGCTGGCCACGCTGTCGTGCTTTGGGCGGCGGCAGGCCTACTTTCGCGGCGAATTCGCGGCCGTGCTGCGCATCCTGCAGGAGGGCCACATCGCGCCCGACAAGCTGGTTGGCTCGTGGGCCGGCGCCTTCGGGCAGACGCAGTTCATGCCCAGCACCTTCTTCCGCAGCGCGGTCGATTTCGATGGCGATGGCCGGCGCGACATCGTCGATTCGGTGCCTGATGCGCTGGCATCGACGGCCAAGTTCCTGCAGAACGCCGGCTACCGGCGCGGCGAACCGTGGGGCTTTGAGGTGAAGCTGCCGCCGGGCCTGGACACGTCCGACGCCAGCCGCAAAAACAAGCGCCCCATCGACGCCTGGCGCAGTGCCGGCGTGACGCTGGCCGATGGCTCGCCGCTGCCCGGCAGCCTGCCCAGCGCGGGGCTGATGATTCCGGCGCGCGGCGGCCCTGCCTTCCTGGTCGGGCGCAACTTCGACACGCTGTACAGCTACAACGCCAGCGAAAACTATGGCCTCGCGATTGCGCAGCTGTCGAACCTGGTGGGCGCACCCGCCGGCACGCCGGTCGGCTTTGTGCAACCGTGGCCGACCGATGACGCCGGCCTGTCGCGCGCGCAGAACCGCGAATTGCAAACCCTGCTGCTGGCGCGTGGCCACGACATCGGCAGCGCCGACGGCATGATCGGCGCGAAGACGCGAGAAGCCATCAAGGCAGAGCAGCAGCGACTGGGCCACAAGCCCGACGGACGCGCCGGCCAGAAGCTGCTGGCGGCGCTGCGGCGCGGCTGA
- a CDS encoding porin has product MKKSLIVSAVLAGISVAAPVAQAQSSVQFSGLADMYVGSMKFAGDAARKTTVGNSGMTTSWIGVRGSEDLGNGLKAGFAMTSFLRMSNGDYGRFPNDTFWSRDANISLSGGFGTLTLGRWMAPNFLPTILFNPFGDSFTFSPLVLHANVPLFNGTNWVGTTPSDTGWSSQIAYTTPDLGGLKATLQYQMKGDSSTGKSSNYGGNLLYFSGPLGLTAFYERAENANPITTTFADGSKRTNWMLGGSYDLTAVKLFLTYGQAKNDVSSAKLKTAQVGASMPIGPGKLLASYAQTRNSLLDAKRQTLTVGYDYNLSKRTDVYANIMNDRITNRTSGTSVGVGLRHRF; this is encoded by the coding sequence TTGAAGAAGTCCTTGATCGTGTCGGCCGTGCTGGCGGGCATTTCCGTGGCGGCGCCCGTGGCGCAGGCGCAAAGCTCGGTGCAGTTTTCCGGCCTGGCCGACATGTACGTCGGCTCGATGAAATTCGCGGGCGATGCCGCGCGCAAGACCACGGTGGGCAACAGCGGCATGACCACGTCGTGGATTGGCGTGCGCGGCTCCGAGGACCTCGGCAACGGCCTGAAGGCCGGCTTCGCCATGACCTCGTTCCTGCGCATGAGCAACGGCGACTACGGCCGCTTCCCCAACGACACCTTCTGGTCGCGCGACGCCAACATCAGCCTGTCGGGCGGCTTTGGCACGCTGACGCTGGGCCGCTGGATGGCGCCCAACTTCCTGCCGACCATCCTGTTCAACCCGTTCGGCGATTCGTTCACCTTCTCGCCGCTGGTGCTGCATGCCAACGTGCCGCTGTTCAACGGCACCAACTGGGTGGGCACCACGCCGTCGGACACCGGCTGGTCAAGCCAGATCGCCTACACCACGCCCGACCTGGGCGGGCTGAAGGCCACGCTGCAGTACCAGATGAAGGGCGACAGCAGCACCGGCAAGTCCAGCAACTACGGTGGCAACCTGCTGTACTTCAGCGGCCCGCTCGGCCTGACGGCGTTCTATGAGCGCGCAGAAAATGCCAACCCGATCACCACCACCTTCGCCGACGGTTCCAAGCGCACCAACTGGATGCTGGGCGGCTCGTACGACCTGACGGCCGTCAAGCTGTTCCTGACCTACGGCCAGGCCAAGAACGACGTGAGCTCGGCCAAGCTGAAGACGGCGCAGGTCGGCGCGTCCATGCCGATCGGCCCCGGCAAGCTGCTGGCGTCGTACGCGCAGACGCGCAACAGCCTGCTCGACGCCAAGCGCCAGACGCTGACCGTGGGCTACGACTACAACCTGTCGAAGCGCACCGACGTCTACGCCAACATCATGAATGACCGCATCACCAACCGCACCAGCGGCACCAGCGTGGGTGTGGGCCTGCGCCACCGCTTCTGA
- the gspF gene encoding type II secretion system inner membrane protein GspF, whose amino-acid sequence MPAYTFEALQADGKSRKGVIEADTVKAARALLRGQSLVPLAVEPVGAGAGGSVLSRPLGGGRALNSTQLAIWTRQLAGLVGSGLPLERSLTALAEESEDERQRNLIAGLRAEVNAGSPLAKAMAQHPREFSPVYTAVIAAGEQGGHLGQVLDSLADDLEERQALKAKLVGAALYPAIVTLAAIVIVIALMTYVVPQVANVFASSKRSLPWLTVAVMAFSDGLRAWGLWLLGALLAGGVALRLALRQPDFRQRFDAAWLRLPLVGRLARGYNAARFGATLAMLAGAGVPILRALQAAAETLNNAAMRADAEDALVMVREGAPLASALAQKKRFPGLLAMFARLGEQTGQLPLMLSRASRQLSTEVQRRATRLATILEPALILAMGVIVMLIVLAVMLPIMQLNQWVK is encoded by the coding sequence GTGCCCGCCTACACCTTCGAAGCCCTGCAAGCCGACGGCAAGTCCCGCAAGGGCGTGATCGAGGCCGACACCGTGAAGGCCGCGCGCGCGTTGCTGCGCGGGCAGTCGCTGGTGCCACTGGCGGTGGAGCCGGTGGGGGCCGGCGCGGGCGGCTCGGTGCTGTCGCGGCCGCTGGGCGGCGGGCGGGCGCTCAACAGCACGCAACTGGCGATCTGGACGCGGCAGCTGGCGGGGCTGGTCGGTTCCGGCCTGCCGCTGGAGCGGTCCTTGACGGCCCTGGCCGAGGAATCGGAAGACGAGCGCCAGCGCAACCTGATCGCCGGGCTGCGCGCCGAAGTCAACGCCGGCTCGCCGCTGGCCAAGGCGATGGCGCAGCACCCGCGCGAGTTCTCGCCGGTCTATACCGCCGTCATCGCCGCTGGCGAACAGGGCGGGCACCTCGGGCAGGTGCTGGACAGCCTGGCCGACGACCTGGAAGAGCGCCAGGCGCTGAAGGCCAAGCTGGTCGGCGCGGCGCTGTACCCGGCCATCGTCACGCTGGCGGCCATCGTGATCGTGATTGCGCTGATGACCTACGTGGTGCCGCAGGTGGCCAACGTGTTTGCCAGCAGCAAGCGCAGCCTGCCGTGGCTGACGGTGGCCGTGATGGCGTTCAGCGATGGCCTGCGGGCCTGGGGCCTGTGGCTGCTGGGCGCGCTGCTGGCGGGGGGCGTGGCGCTGCGCCTGGCCTTGCGCCAGCCCGACTTTCGCCAGCGCTTTGACGCCGCCTGGCTGCGCCTGCCGCTGGTGGGCCGGCTGGCGCGCGGCTATAACGCGGCGCGCTTTGGCGCCACGCTGGCCATGCTGGCGGGCGCCGGCGTGCCGATCCTGCGCGCGCTGCAGGCCGCGGCCGAAACGCTGAACAACGCCGCCATGCGCGCCGACGCCGAGGACGCGCTCGTCATGGTGCGCGAAGGCGCGCCGCTGGCCAGCGCGCTGGCGCAGAAGAAGCGCTTTCCGGGCCTGCTGGCCATGTTTGCGCGCCTGGGCGAACAGACCGGCCAGCTGCCGCTGATGCTGTCGCGCGCCTCGCGCCAGCTCAGCACCGAGGTGCAGCGCCGCGCCACGCGCCTGGCCACCATCCTGGAGCCGGCGCTGATCCTGGCCATGGGCGTAATCGTGATGCTGATCGTGCTGGCGGTGATGCTGCCGATCATGCAGCTCAACCAGTGGGTCAAGTGA
- a CDS encoding 5'-nucleotidase, with the protein MAATLQDQLVVAISSRALFDFEEENRLFDAGNAQAYMRLQFERLDTPAPPGVAFSLVKKLLAFNAAGAKRVEVVILSRNDPASGLRVLRSAKAQGLHQIERGVFTQGRDPFHYLRPLGAHLFLSANGADVAQALALGYPAAQVATAAQRASDAHPHEVRIAFDGDAVLFSDEAERIYQSDGLHAFESHEIAKAAQPLDPGPFHPFLTALHRLQQSGDHAMRIRTALVTARGAATADRPIQTLRHWGISVDEAMFLGGLPKGEFLREFQPDFFFDDQTGHIESAAAHVPAGHVAAGVTHVTSGSASGRELGGASGA; encoded by the coding sequence ATGGCCGCCACGCTGCAAGACCAGCTCGTCGTCGCGATCTCCTCGCGCGCGCTGTTCGACTTTGAGGAAGAAAACCGCCTGTTCGACGCCGGCAATGCGCAGGCCTACATGCGGCTGCAGTTTGAGCGCCTGGACACGCCCGCGCCACCGGGCGTGGCGTTTTCGCTGGTCAAGAAGCTGCTGGCCTTCAACGCCGCGGGCGCCAAGCGCGTCGAGGTCGTCATCCTCTCGCGCAACGACCCGGCCAGCGGCCTGCGCGTGCTGCGTTCGGCCAAGGCGCAGGGGCTGCACCAGATCGAGCGCGGCGTGTTCACGCAGGGGCGCGATCCTTTCCACTACCTGCGGCCGCTGGGCGCACACTTGTTTCTGTCGGCCAACGGCGCCGACGTGGCGCAGGCGCTCGCGCTGGGCTACCCGGCCGCGCAGGTGGCCACGGCGGCGCAGCGCGCCAGCGACGCGCACCCGCACGAAGTGCGCATCGCCTTCGACGGCGACGCCGTGCTGTTCTCGGACGAAGCCGAGCGCATCTACCAGAGCGACGGCCTGCACGCGTTTGAATCGCACGAGATCGCCAAGGCTGCGCAGCCACTCGACCCGGGCCCGTTCCACCCCTTCCTGACCGCGCTGCACCGCCTGCAGCAGTCGGGCGACCACGCCATGCGCATCCGCACCGCGCTGGTCACCGCCCGCGGCGCCGCCACCGCCGACCGCCCCATCCAGACGCTGCGGCACTGGGGCATTTCGGTCGACGAGGCGATGTTTCTGGGCGGCCTGCCCAAGGGCGAATTTCTGCGTGAATTCCAGCCCGACTTCTTCTTCGACGACCAGACCGGCCACATCGAGTCGGCCGCCGCGCACGTGCCGGCCGGGCATGTGGCAGCAGGTGTAACCCATGTCACCAGTGGTAGCGCATCGGGCCGGGAACTTGGCGGCGCTTCGGGGGCCTAA
- a CDS encoding EF-hand domain-containing protein: protein MRSLSSPARIARWLAPPVAAALLAAPAFAQRVTASPDAGKGEQEAVRWFNQLDRNGDGKLEREEVEWVFKLSPKVEREFNAADVNRDNVVTATEIRSLAAKRRAEREARRAADKSAQAGPGTDATRH, encoded by the coding sequence ATGCGTTCTCTTTCATCCCCTGCCCGAATTGCCCGCTGGCTGGCGCCGCCGGTGGCTGCCGCCCTGCTGGCCGCGCCCGCGTTCGCCCAGCGCGTCACCGCGTCGCCCGACGCCGGCAAGGGCGAGCAGGAGGCCGTGCGCTGGTTTAACCAGCTTGACCGCAACGGCGACGGCAAGCTGGAGCGCGAAGAGGTTGAATGGGTGTTCAAGCTCAGCCCCAAGGTCGAACGCGAATTCAACGCTGCCGATGTCAACCGCGACAACGTGGTGACGGCCACCGAAATCCGCTCATTGGCCGCCAAGCGCCGGGCCGAGCGCGAAGCACGCCGCGCCGCCGATAAGTCCGCGCAAGCGGGCCCGGGCACCGACGCCACCCGCCACTGA
- a CDS encoding DUF1800 domain-containing protein — protein MSRLGYGPTPSRVAEVRQAGGARAWALAQVDAAAAASAQPPRPAPELAAFDQPLPEIFARFRAEREARRERRDAGNPPAGTAPMPPAAASADPDPRLSYSKDSIQAAAAWRLSACSRPDLEQPLLARLTEFWFNHLNVSADKGSVRPFAGHYLLHAIRPHVLGRFEDMLRASARHPAMLYYLDQAQSVAESTPRGGQARGLNENYARELMELHTLGVQGGYTQSDVRELARVLTGWTVAPDQPGGFRFAPRLHDAGSKTVLGQPFGPTDPRDARAGQYEGLAALHLLATHPATARRVALRLAQWFVADAPPPALVNHLASTFQATQGDLRAVTRALLQSPEFWAPAHALFKTPMDFACSALAALGGPPDEPALRQATGFLAAAGQPLLRWPTPDGYKTDAATWMAPDALTRRADLALTLGRRAPAADFLLPFYRPATRARIAAAAPGLQPGLVLASPDFMGK, from the coding sequence TTGTCGCGCCTTGGCTACGGGCCCACGCCCTCGCGCGTGGCCGAGGTGCGCCAGGCCGGCGGCGCACGCGCCTGGGCGCTGGCGCAGGTCGACGCCGCTGCGGCGGCCAGCGCACAGCCGCCGCGCCCGGCGCCCGAGTTGGCGGCATTCGATCAGCCCCTGCCCGAGATCTTTGCCCGCTTTCGCGCTGAGCGCGAGGCCCGGCGCGAGCGCCGCGACGCCGGCAACCCGCCCGCCGGCACGGCGCCCATGCCCCCAGCGGCCGCCAGCGCTGATCCGGACCCGCGTTTAAGCTATAGTAAAGATAGCATTCAGGCCGCCGCCGCGTGGCGACTGTCGGCCTGCAGCCGGCCCGATCTGGAACAGCCGCTGCTCGCTCGCCTGACCGAGTTCTGGTTCAACCACCTCAACGTCAGCGCCGACAAGGGCTCGGTGCGCCCCTTTGCCGGCCACTACCTGCTGCACGCCATCCGCCCGCATGTGCTGGGCCGTTTCGAAGACATGCTGCGGGCCAGCGCACGCCACCCCGCCATGCTGTACTACCTGGATCAGGCGCAGAGCGTGGCCGAAAGCACGCCGCGCGGTGGCCAGGCTCGCGGGCTGAACGAAAACTACGCACGCGAGTTGATGGAGCTGCACACGCTGGGCGTGCAGGGCGGCTACACGCAGAGCGACGTGCGCGAACTGGCGCGCGTGCTCACCGGCTGGACGGTGGCGCCCGATCAGCCCGGCGGCTTCCGCTTTGCGCCGCGCCTGCACGACGCGGGCAGCAAGACCGTGCTGGGCCAGCCCTTCGGCCCCACCGACCCGCGCGACGCCCGCGCCGGCCAATATGAAGGCCTGGCCGCGCTGCACCTGCTGGCCACCCACCCGGCCACGGCGCGGCGCGTGGCGTTGCGGCTGGCCCAATGGTTCGTGGCCGACGCACCGCCGCCCGCGCTGGTCAACCACCTGGCCAGCACCTTTCAGGCCACGCAGGGCGATCTGCGCGCCGTCACACGCGCGCTGCTGCAGTCGCCCGAGTTCTGGGCACCTGCGCACGCGCTGTTCAAGACGCCGATGGACTTTGCCTGCTCGGCGCTGGCCGCCCTGGGCGGGCCGCCGGACGAGCCCGCCCTGCGCCAGGCCACGGGCTTTCTGGCCGCCGCCGGCCAGCCGCTGCTGCGCTGGCCCACGCCCGACGGCTACAAGACCGACGCCGCCACCTGGATGGCGCCCGATGCACTGACGCGCCGCGCCGACCTGGCCCTGACGCTGGGCCGCCGCGCGCCAGCGGCGGACTTCCTGCTGCCCTTCTATCGCCCCGCCACGCGCGCGCGCATCGCTGCCGCGGCGCCTGGCTTGCAGCCGGGGCTGGTGCTGGCCAGTCCGGATTTCATGGGCAAGTGA
- a CDS encoding DUF1501 domain-containing protein, producing MLAAGACLALGAGPRAWAQAAPTATDGRLVVVFLRGALDSLSAFVPYADPHYARLRPSIAIAPPDGTAATALRLDDRFALHPALAALQPWWQAGQLAFVPAAGSPDGTRSHFDAQYQWETARPGQRADAPGWLNRLAAQVGGQPVDARPRVVGVGEASPRLLAGAQPVQLVAHGQAARRAGSLEPARQREALMALYGGDDALSAAFRQGAVARLASARDLASDMPPDVAREMQSASNGAAPVSLLEQDARNLATLMRKDRRLRLGFLSAGGWDTHVNQGAATGALAGSLQRLAGALLALRHDFGEPGDVIVVASEFGRTAAENGTRGTDHGHGNAIWLIGDRVAGGRWHGRWTGLAPADLNEQRDLPAHHDFRAVLAQVLRPTFQLTDSALQDVLPGAAWDRRLDGLMRRA from the coding sequence ATGCTCGCGGCAGGCGCCTGCCTGGCGCTGGGCGCGGGCCCGCGGGCCTGGGCCCAGGCCGCGCCCACGGCGACGGACGGCCGCCTGGTGGTCGTCTTTCTGCGTGGCGCGCTGGACAGCCTGTCGGCCTTCGTGCCCTACGCCGACCCGCATTACGCGCGCCTGCGCCCGAGCATCGCCATCGCGCCGCCCGACGGCACGGCCGCCACCGCACTGCGGCTGGACGATCGTTTCGCCCTGCACCCCGCGCTGGCCGCCCTGCAACCGTGGTGGCAGGCCGGGCAACTGGCGTTTGTGCCCGCGGCGGGTTCGCCGGATGGCACGCGCTCGCATTTCGACGCGCAATACCAGTGGGAAACCGCGCGCCCCGGCCAGCGCGCCGATGCGCCCGGCTGGCTGAACCGGCTGGCCGCGCAGGTGGGCGGGCAGCCGGTCGATGCCCGGCCGCGCGTGGTCGGCGTGGGCGAAGCCAGTCCGCGCCTGCTGGCGGGCGCGCAACCGGTGCAGCTGGTGGCGCACGGCCAGGCGGCGCGGCGCGCCGGGTCGCTGGAGCCGGCGCGCCAGCGCGAGGCGCTGATGGCGCTCTACGGCGGCGACGACGCGCTGTCTGCCGCCTTCCGGCAAGGCGCGGTGGCGCGGCTGGCATCGGCCCGCGATTTGGCCAGCGACATGCCGCCCGACGTTGCCCGCGAAATGCAGTCCGCCAGCAACGGTGCCGCGCCGGTCAGCCTGCTGGAACAGGACGCGCGCAACCTGGCCACGCTGATGCGCAAGGACCGGCGCCTGCGCCTGGGCTTTCTGTCGGCCGGCGGCTGGGACACGCACGTCAACCAGGGCGCCGCCACCGGCGCCCTGGCGGGCAGCCTGCAGCGACTGGCTGGCGCGCTGCTGGCATTGCGGCATGACTTTGGCGAACCGGGCGACGTGATCGTGGTGGCCAGCGAATTCGGCCGCACCGCCGCCGAGAACGGCACGCGCGGCACCGACCACGGCCACGGCAACGCCATATGGCTCATCGGCGATCGCGTGGCCGGCGGCCGCTGGCATGGCCGCTGGACGGGCCTGGCGCCCGCCGACCTGAACGAACAGCGCGACCTGCCCGCGCACCACGACTTTCGCGCCGTGCTGGCGCAGGTGCTGCGTCCCACGTTCCAACTGACCGACAGCGCGCTGCAGGACGTGCTGCCGGGCGCGGCGTGGGACCGCCGGCTGGATGGACTGATGCGGCGCGCTTGA